In Streptomyces sp. NBC_01439, the following are encoded in one genomic region:
- a CDS encoding HAMP domain-containing sensor histidine kinase — translation MSPTARFRALPLRSRLALLVTVAVALAVAAVAAVSWVMVRTQLREQLDRSLMATNVGAEVSRTLVQNDCLPPPQQPLQQIAGNLGATVQIVRPDGRHCWVAGPTALPVTGADKEIAAGTRGKTLQTVTTSDGVEMRVYTIPVVVPNTGQVCCGVSIAKPLADIDKPLSTLAWVLLLVSGIGIVGAGVAGLWVARTGLQPVDELTDAVEHIARTEDLTVRIPDAGDDEIARLSRSFNSMTAALASSQERQAQLIADAGHELRTPLTSLRTNIELLARSEETGRAIPPDDRRELLASVKAQMTELASLIGDLQELSRPDAGAGGPLQVVALHEIAGAALSRARLRGPELRFDSDLRPWYVRGEAAALERAVVNVLDNAVKFSPPGSTVAVTLRAGELTVRDHGPGIPAEDLPHVFERFWRSESARALPGSGLGLSIVARTVARAGGSAELRAAADGGPGTEAVLRIPGAPTPPPSDPSVVPDQ, via the coding sequence GTGAGCCCGACCGCCAGATTCCGCGCGCTGCCGCTGCGCTCCCGCCTCGCACTGCTGGTCACGGTGGCGGTGGCGCTCGCGGTCGCGGCCGTGGCGGCGGTCTCCTGGGTGATGGTCCGCACCCAGCTGCGCGAGCAGCTCGACCGCTCCCTGATGGCGACGAACGTCGGCGCCGAGGTGAGCCGGACCCTGGTGCAGAACGACTGCCTCCCGCCGCCGCAGCAGCCCCTGCAGCAGATCGCCGGGAACCTGGGCGCGACCGTCCAGATCGTCCGGCCCGACGGCAGGCACTGCTGGGTCGCCGGGCCCACCGCCCTGCCGGTGACCGGGGCCGACAAGGAGATCGCGGCGGGCACGCGGGGCAAGACCCTGCAGACCGTGACGACTTCCGACGGCGTCGAGATGCGCGTCTACACGATCCCGGTGGTGGTCCCCAACACCGGCCAGGTCTGCTGCGGCGTCTCCATCGCCAAACCGCTCGCCGACATCGACAAACCCCTGTCCACCCTGGCCTGGGTGCTGCTCCTGGTCTCCGGGATCGGCATCGTCGGCGCCGGGGTCGCCGGCCTGTGGGTGGCCCGTACCGGACTCCAGCCCGTCGACGAGCTGACCGACGCCGTCGAGCACATCGCCCGCACCGAGGACCTGACGGTTCGGATCCCCGACGCCGGGGACGACGAGATCGCCCGCCTGTCGCGGTCCTTCAACTCGATGACGGCGGCCCTCGCCTCCTCCCAGGAACGCCAGGCCCAGCTGATCGCGGACGCCGGACACGAGCTGCGCACCCCGCTGACCTCGCTGCGCACCAACATCGAGCTGCTCGCCCGCAGTGAGGAGACCGGCCGGGCCATCCCGCCCGACGACCGGCGGGAGCTGCTGGCCTCGGTCAAGGCGCAGATGACGGAGCTGGCCTCGCTGATCGGCGACCTGCAGGAGCTGTCGCGGCCGGACGCCGGAGCGGGGGGCCCGCTCCAGGTGGTCGCCCTGCACGAGATCGCCGGGGCCGCGCTGTCCCGGGCCCGCCTGCGCGGTCCGGAGCTCCGCTTCGACTCGGACCTGCGGCCCTGGTACGTACGGGGCGAGGCGGCGGCGCTGGAGCGGGCGGTGGTCAACGTCCTGGACAACGCGGTGAAGTTCAGCCCGCCGGGCAGCACGGTCGCGGTGACGCTGCGGGCGGGCGAGCTGACCGTACGGGACCACGGTCCGGGCATCCCGGCCGAGGACCTGCCGCACGTCTTCGAGCGGTTCTGGCGGTCCGAGTCGGCCCGCGCCCTGCCCGGCAGCGGATTGGGCCTGTCGATCGTGGCCCGTACGGTGGCGCGCGCGGGCGGCAGCGCCGAGCTCCGGGCGGCGGCCGACGGCGGCCCGGGCACGGAGGCGGTGCTCCGCATCCCTGGGGCGCCGACCCCGCCGCCCTCCGATCCGTCAGTTGTGCCCGATCAGTGA
- a CDS encoding response regulator transcription factor, with protein sequence MNAAEGEARILVVDDEPAVREALRRSLAFEGYAVQTAVDGLDALDKAASYAPDLIVLDIQMPRMDGLTAARRLRASGSVTPILMLTARDTVGDRVTGLDAGADDYLVKPFELDELFARVRALLRRSSYAAARAAGESHEDALTFGDLRMDLATREVTRAGRPVELTRTEFTLLEMFLAHPRQVLTREQILKTVWGFDFEPSSNSLDVYVMYLRRKTEAGGEPRLVHTVRGVGYALRAGESGPE encoded by the coding sequence ATGAACGCCGCCGAAGGCGAAGCGCGGATCCTCGTCGTCGACGACGAACCGGCCGTTCGCGAGGCCCTGCGCCGCAGTCTCGCCTTCGAGGGGTACGCCGTGCAGACCGCGGTCGACGGGCTCGACGCCCTCGACAAGGCGGCCTCGTACGCCCCCGACCTGATCGTCCTGGACATCCAGATGCCCCGGATGGACGGGCTCACGGCCGCCCGCCGGCTGCGCGCCTCCGGCAGCGTCACCCCGATCCTGATGCTCACCGCCCGCGACACCGTCGGCGACCGCGTCACCGGCCTCGACGCGGGAGCCGACGACTACCTCGTCAAGCCGTTCGAACTCGACGAGCTCTTCGCCCGGGTCCGCGCCCTGCTGCGCCGCAGCTCCTACGCCGCCGCACGGGCCGCCGGCGAGAGCCACGAGGACGCCCTGACCTTCGGCGACCTGCGCATGGACCTCGCGACCCGCGAGGTCACCCGGGCCGGGCGGCCGGTGGAGCTGACCCGGACCGAGTTCACGCTGCTGGAGATGTTCCTCGCGCACCCGCGCCAGGTCCTGACCCGCGAGCAGATCCTCAAGACCGTCTGGGGCTTCGACTTCGAGCCCAGCTCCAATTCCCTGGACGTGTACGTGATGTACCTGCGCCGCAAGACGGAGGCCGGCGGCGAGCCGCGCCTGGTGCACACCGTGCGCGGGGTCGGCTACGCCCTGCGCGCCGGCGAGAGCGGGCCCGAGTGA
- a CDS encoding S1C family serine protease, whose product MTDSFRREGEYPQENSPAQHAPFGEDWQRGHDRLTQEAGAGTGTAAGAGAGAAAPAAYPPPPSYPPAAPGWHEAHLPPVIRGETVPAAAGGVGGGEGGGPRQPAHAAPPAPRAKRPVALLAAVALAAALVGGGTAAAVQQLMERQAGSTGGGVNGTNVSQSNSGTVTGVAEQVSPSVVRIDVRTGSGQGTGSGIVLTADGEVVTNNHVVSGASQTQVTMSDGKKYPAKIVGTDPDKDLALIKLQGASGLKPAALGDSGGVKVGDQVVAIGSPDGLTGTVTSGIVSALNREVKVPKSEQQSPQGRQQGEDSWPFSFGGRQFNGDTGSDTTSYKALQTDASLNPGNSGGALVDMNGRIVGMPSAIYSPASGNSAAGSVGLGFAIPVDTIKADLDSLRKGGPGGAGSSGTGSGSGSGSGSAANGFGTSF is encoded by the coding sequence ATGACCGACAGCTTCCGCCGCGAAGGCGAGTACCCGCAGGAGAACAGCCCGGCCCAGCACGCGCCGTTCGGCGAGGACTGGCAGCGCGGGCACGACAGGCTGACGCAGGAGGCCGGAGCCGGGACCGGGACCGCAGCGGGGGCCGGAGCCGGGGCGGCGGCCCCCGCGGCCTACCCGCCGCCGCCCTCGTACCCGCCGGCCGCGCCCGGCTGGCACGAGGCGCACCTGCCGCCGGTCATCCGGGGCGAGACGGTCCCGGCGGCCGCGGGCGGCGTCGGCGGGGGCGAGGGCGGCGGCCCCCGCCAGCCCGCCCACGCCGCGCCCCCCGCACCGCGGGCCAAGCGGCCCGTCGCCCTGCTGGCCGCCGTCGCGCTCGCCGCGGCCCTGGTCGGCGGCGGCACCGCGGCCGCCGTCCAGCAGCTGATGGAGCGGCAGGCCGGCAGCACCGGGGGCGGGGTCAACGGCACCAACGTCTCGCAGTCGAACTCCGGCACCGTCACGGGAGTCGCCGAGCAGGTCAGCCCTTCGGTCGTCCGCATCGACGTCCGCACCGGCTCCGGCCAGGGCACCGGCTCCGGCATCGTCCTCACCGCCGACGGCGAGGTCGTCACCAACAACCACGTGGTGAGCGGCGCCTCCCAGACCCAGGTGACGATGAGCGACGGCAAGAAGTACCCGGCCAAGATCGTGGGCACCGACCCCGACAAGGACCTGGCCCTGATCAAGCTCCAGGGCGCCTCCGGGCTGAAGCCCGCCGCGCTCGGCGACTCCGGCGGCGTCAAGGTCGGTGACCAGGTCGTCGCCATCGGCTCGCCCGACGGCCTCACCGGCACCGTCACCAGCGGCATCGTCTCCGCGCTGAACCGCGAGGTGAAGGTGCCGAAGTCGGAGCAGCAGTCCCCGCAGGGCCGGCAGCAGGGCGAGGACAGCTGGCCGTTCTCCTTCGGCGGCCGCCAGTTCAACGGGGACACCGGCTCCGACACCACCTCGTACAAGGCCCTCCAGACGGACGCCTCCCTCAACCCCGGCAACTCCGGCGGCGCCCTCGTCGACATGAACGGCCGGATCGTGGGCATGCCGTCGGCGATCTACTCGCCCGCCTCCGGCAACTCCGCCGCCGGCAGCGTCGGCCTCGGCTTCGCCATCCCGGTCGACACGATCAAGGCCGACCTGGACTCCCTGCGCAAGGGCGGCCCCGGCGGCGCGGGCTCCTCCGGTACGGGCTCCGGCTCCGGCTCCGGCTCCGGCTCCGCCGCAAACGGCTTCGGCACCAGCTTCTGA
- a CDS encoding DNA polymerase III subunit beta family protein, with amino-acid sequence MHSIGEMGRDSGLGVSALRFYDRAGVLPPARVDPATGYRWYAPEQLDEARLLARLRQAGMPLADVRLVLAAWSGGDTGLVPRLLDGHLRRLERELADARGALSAVRARLGHKESTMTTTTRTARLTLPAPEFAAALDSVRFAVGTDPELPVLGGILFDAEGSDLHVVATDRYRMAVARASTTGHGGGRVQLTVPAPLADAMRALLTDGSPARLTVDGDAVELETQGRRVAGRGLGEEFPDHRRLMQLPEGRRIPLDVPALRKALRKVLAGQDGERCALVLTDTVTVADDAYESGAASDGDRVGVNPAFLLDALAVGDDALLEYVGPKAPLVLLRPDTEDAFSLLMPCTLDA; translated from the coding sequence ATGCACAGCATTGGTGAGATGGGCCGCGACAGCGGGCTGGGCGTGAGCGCGCTGCGCTTCTACGACCGGGCGGGCGTCCTGCCGCCCGCCCGGGTGGATCCGGCGACCGGATACCGCTGGTACGCGCCCGAACAGCTCGACGAGGCCCGGCTGCTGGCCCGGCTCCGGCAGGCGGGGATGCCGCTCGCGGACGTCCGGCTGGTCCTGGCGGCCTGGTCCGGCGGGGACACCGGCCTGGTGCCCCGGCTGCTGGACGGGCACCTGCGCCGGCTCGAACGCGAGCTCGCCGATGCGCGCGGCGCGCTCTCCGCGGTACGCGCACGACTCGGACACAAGGAGAGCACCATGACCACCACCACCCGCACCGCCCGGCTGACCCTGCCCGCCCCGGAGTTCGCGGCCGCGCTGGACTCCGTACGCTTCGCCGTCGGGACCGACCCCGAGCTGCCGGTGCTCGGCGGGATCCTTTTCGACGCGGAGGGCTCGGACCTGCACGTCGTGGCCACCGACCGCTACCGGATGGCCGTGGCCCGCGCGTCCACCACCGGCCACGGCGGCGGGCGGGTCCAGCTGACCGTGCCCGCCCCGCTCGCGGACGCCATGCGGGCCCTGCTGACCGACGGCTCCCCGGCCCGGCTCACCGTGGACGGCGACGCGGTCGAGCTGGAGACGCAGGGCCGCCGGGTCGCCGGGCGGGGACTGGGCGAGGAGTTCCCCGACCACCGCCGCCTGATGCAGCTCCCCGAGGGCCGCCGCATCCCGCTGGACGTGCCGGCCCTGCGGAAGGCCCTGCGGAAGGTCCTGGCCGGGCAGGACGGCGAACGGTGCGCCCTGGTCCTGACGGACACCGTGACCGTCGCCGACGACGCCTACGAGAGCGGCGCCGCCTCCGACGGGGACCGGGTGGGGGTCAACCCCGCCTTCCTCCTCGACGCGCTCGCCGTGGGCGACGACGCGCTGCTGGAGTACGTCGGCCCCAAGGCCCCGCTGGTGCTCCTGCGCCCCGACACCGAGGACGCCTTCTCCCTGCTGATGCCGTGCACGCTGGACGCGTGA
- a CDS encoding LacI family DNA-binding transcriptional regulator, with product MAKVTRDDVARLAGTSTAVVSYVINNGPRPVAPATRERVLAAIKELGYRPDRVAQAMASRRTDLIGMIVPDARQPFFAEMAHAVEQAAAERGKMVLVGNSDYRTEREVHYLRAFLGMRVSGLILVSQGMSEQAASEIEAWDARVVLLHERPEAIDDVAVVTDDIGGAQLATRHLLEHGHEYVACIGGIENTPSVGDPVADHVEGWRRAMLEAGRSVEGRLIEAPYNRYDAYTVALEVLARPDRPTAIFCATDDQAIGVLRAARELRIDVPGELAVAGFDDVKEAALTDPPLTTMASDRTAMARAAVDLVLDDGLRVAGSRRERLKQFPSALVIRRSCGCR from the coding sequence GTGGCCAAGGTGACGCGGGATGACGTTGCACGACTTGCGGGTACGTCGACCGCCGTCGTGAGCTACGTCATCAACAACGGACCCCGGCCGGTCGCCCCGGCCACGCGCGAGCGTGTCCTCGCCGCGATCAAGGAGCTGGGCTACCGCCCGGACCGGGTCGCCCAGGCGATGGCCTCGCGGCGCACCGACCTCATAGGCATGATCGTCCCGGACGCCCGGCAGCCGTTCTTCGCCGAGATGGCGCACGCGGTCGAACAGGCCGCCGCCGAGCGCGGAAAGATGGTCCTGGTCGGCAACTCCGACTACCGCACCGAGCGCGAGGTCCACTACCTGCGGGCCTTCCTCGGAATGCGGGTCTCGGGCCTGATCCTGGTCAGCCAGGGCATGAGCGAGCAGGCGGCCAGCGAGATCGAGGCGTGGGACGCCCGGGTCGTGCTGCTGCACGAACGCCCGGAGGCGATCGACGACGTCGCCGTCGTCACGGACGACATCGGCGGCGCCCAGCTCGCCACCCGCCACCTGCTGGAGCACGGGCACGAGTACGTCGCCTGCATCGGCGGCATCGAGAACACCCCCTCGGTCGGCGACCCGGTCGCCGACCACGTCGAGGGCTGGCGCCGGGCCATGCTGGAGGCCGGCCGCTCCGTCGAGGGCCGGCTCATCGAGGCCCCGTACAACCGCTACGACGCGTACACGGTCGCCCTGGAGGTCCTGGCGCGGCCCGACCGGCCGACGGCCATCTTCTGCGCCACGGACGACCAGGCGATCGGTGTGCTGCGCGCCGCGCGCGAGCTGCGCATCGACGTGCCCGGGGAACTGGCCGTCGCGGGCTTCGACGACGTCAAGGAAGCCGCCCTCACCGACCCGCCGCTGACCACGATGGCCTCGGACCGCACGGCGATGGCCCGCGCGGCCGTGGACCTGGTCCTGGACGACGGCCTGCGGGTGGCCGGCTCCCGACGGGAACGGCTCAAGCAGTTCCCGTCGGCGCTGGTGATCCGCCGCTCCTGCGGCTGCCGCTGA
- a CDS encoding response regulator transcription factor, with protein MSSLLLLTNALQPSTEVLPALGLLLHNVRVAPAEGPALVDTPGADVILVDGRRDLPQVRSLCQLLRSTGPGCPLILVVTEGGLAAVTADWGIDDVLLDTAGPAEVEARLRLATGRQQLGSDDSPMEIRNGDLSVDEATYSAKLKGRVLDLTFKEFELLKYLAQHPGRVFTRAQLLQEVWGYDYFGGTRTVDVHVRRLRAKLGPEHESLIGTVRNVGYRFVTPEKVERAAAEAAAQAAAKAAARTAGQPAAQPAQTAAQPASQTAS; from the coding sequence GTGAGCTCACTCCTGCTGCTCACCAACGCCCTGCAGCCGTCGACCGAGGTGCTGCCCGCCCTCGGCCTGCTGCTGCACAACGTCCGGGTCGCCCCGGCCGAGGGCCCCGCCCTGGTGGACACCCCGGGAGCCGATGTCATCCTCGTGGACGGCCGCCGCGACCTGCCGCAGGTGCGGTCGCTGTGCCAGCTGCTCCGCTCCACCGGACCGGGCTGTCCGCTGATCCTGGTCGTCACCGAGGGCGGCCTGGCCGCCGTCACCGCCGACTGGGGCATCGACGACGTCCTCCTGGACACCGCGGGTCCGGCGGAGGTCGAGGCACGGCTGCGCCTGGCCACCGGCCGTCAGCAGCTGGGCTCGGACGACTCCCCGATGGAGATCCGCAACGGTGACCTGTCGGTGGACGAGGCCACGTACTCCGCCAAGCTCAAGGGGCGGGTGCTCGACCTCACCTTCAAGGAGTTCGAGCTGCTCAAGTACCTCGCCCAGCACCCGGGCCGGGTCTTCACGCGCGCCCAGCTGCTCCAGGAGGTCTGGGGCTACGACTACTTCGGCGGCACCCGGACCGTCGACGTGCACGTACGGCGGCTGCGCGCCAAGCTCGGCCCCGAGCACGAGTCCCTGATCGGCACGGTCCGCAACGTCGGCTACCGCTTCGTCACGCCGGAGAAGGTCGAGCGGGCGGCGGCGGAAGCCGCGGCCCAGGCGGCGGCCAAGGCCGCGGCCAGGACCGCCGGTCAGCCGGCTGCGCAGCCGGCGCAGACGGCCGCGCAGCCGGCTTCACAGACCGCCTCGTAG
- a CDS encoding MoaD/ThiS family protein codes for MATGTIRYWAAAKAAAKTAEEPYSARTLAEALDAVRERHPGELTRVLLRCSFLVNDEPVGKRPHDSVPLTEGGTVEVLPPFAGG; via the coding sequence GTGGCAACCGGAACCATCCGCTACTGGGCGGCGGCCAAGGCTGCGGCCAAGACGGCGGAGGAGCCGTACTCGGCGCGCACACTGGCCGAGGCGCTCGACGCCGTGCGGGAGCGCCACCCCGGGGAGCTGACCCGGGTCCTGCTGCGCTGCTCCTTCCTCGTGAACGACGAGCCTGTGGGCAAGCGCCCGCATGATTCCGTCCCGCTGACCGAAGGGGGCACCGTCGAGGTGCTCCCGCCGTTCGCGGGCGGGTGA